From the Lysobacterales bacterium genome, one window contains:
- a CDS encoding response regulator transcription factor — MRILIVDDEPLARTRLRALVGELGMPGVDVAGEAVDGVDAILAHESSPVDVVLLDIAMPRMDGLEAARHLAAQEQPPAVIFCTAFDEHALAAFEAHAVDYLVKPVSRERLRIAIERARKFTADQIRRIGDEVKPMSRSHICARIRGSLRLVPVGEIAYFLAEDKYVVVHHEGGEVLIEESLKSLEDEFSQRFVRIHRNCLVAIDRITALERSGDGGTMALIRGAQQPLEVSRRCLPTVRELVKHL, encoded by the coding sequence ATGAGAATCCTGATCGTGGACGACGAACCCCTGGCGCGTACGCGTCTGCGTGCCCTGGTCGGTGAACTGGGCATGCCCGGCGTCGACGTGGCCGGCGAAGCGGTCGATGGAGTCGATGCCATCCTTGCGCACGAGAGTTCGCCGGTCGATGTAGTCCTGCTCGACATCGCGATGCCGCGCATGGACGGCCTTGAGGCGGCGCGCCATCTGGCCGCGCAGGAACAGCCGCCGGCCGTGATCTTCTGCACTGCCTTCGACGAACACGCGTTGGCCGCGTTCGAAGCCCATGCGGTCGATTATCTGGTCAAGCCGGTGTCGCGCGAGCGCCTCCGCATCGCGATCGAGCGCGCACGAAAGTTCACGGCCGATCAGATCCGCCGCATTGGCGACGAAGTGAAGCCGATGAGCCGCAGCCACATCTGCGCACGGATTCGCGGCAGCCTGCGCCTGGTGCCAGTGGGCGAGATCGCGTATTTCCTCGCCGAAGACAAATACGTCGTCGTGCATCATGAGGGCGGCGAAGTGCTGATCGAGGAATCGCTGAAGTCGCTGGAAGACGAGTTCAGTCAGCGCTTCGTACGCATCCACCGCAATTGCCTGGTCGCAATCGACCGCATTACGGCGCTGGAGCGCAGTGGCGATGGCGGTACGATGGCGCTCATTCGCGGGGCGCAACAGCCGCTGGAGGTCAGTCGTCGCTGCCTGCCGACGGTGCGCGAACTGGTCAAACATCTCTGA
- a CDS encoding histidine kinase, which produces MTRLDARTASERGWMPDFCSLPILGSVVLMVELIVLVVLIAPGQGGWPTLRDLFAASFLAQWIALISAALLCKLGPWLGRRDFWVGGSVATLIPALVAVACSAIASSLDRSLALGWIPSAEAPTFLAANAVLAALVGLILLRYIFVLQQWQRGVEAQATARIETLQARIRPHFLFNSLNAIASLIRIDADKAETAVEDLATVFRATLREERADHTLADELELIDRYLAIEALRLGERLQVTRAIEPSLRSCRIPALSVQPLVENAIHHGVQALPQGGVIALSAYREGGNLCVSVRNPKPLHPVARLGGNHIALGNIRERLRMRYGERAALEVDAAADYHAVTMRLPMQEGPER; this is translated from the coding sequence ATGACCCGACTCGACGCCCGCACTGCGTCCGAACGCGGCTGGATGCCGGATTTCTGCAGCCTGCCCATTCTCGGCAGCGTCGTGCTGATGGTCGAGTTGATCGTGCTGGTCGTTTTGATCGCGCCGGGGCAAGGCGGTTGGCCGACCTTGCGCGACCTGTTCGCCGCCAGCTTTCTCGCGCAGTGGATCGCGCTGATCAGTGCGGCCTTGCTGTGCAAGCTTGGTCCCTGGCTCGGGCGAAGGGACTTCTGGGTCGGCGGTTCGGTGGCCACCCTGATTCCGGCGCTGGTGGCCGTTGCTTGCAGCGCGATCGCCAGTTCACTCGACCGTTCTCTTGCGCTGGGCTGGATCCCGTCCGCCGAGGCGCCGACTTTTCTTGCCGCGAACGCGGTGCTGGCGGCCTTGGTGGGGTTGATCCTCTTGCGCTACATCTTCGTCCTGCAGCAATGGCAGCGCGGGGTCGAAGCGCAGGCGACGGCGCGGATCGAGACCTTGCAGGCTCGCATCCGGCCGCATTTCCTGTTCAACAGCCTCAATGCCATCGCCAGCCTGATCCGCATCGACGCCGACAAGGCCGAGACCGCGGTCGAGGATCTCGCCACCGTGTTCCGTGCGACCTTGCGCGAGGAACGCGCCGACCACACGCTCGCCGACGAACTCGAACTGATCGACCGCTACCTCGCGATCGAGGCGCTGCGACTCGGTGAGCGCCTGCAGGTGACACGAGCGATCGAGCCGTCGCTGCGCAGTTGCCGCATTCCGGCGCTGAGCGTGCAACCCCTGGTCGAGAATGCCATCCATCACGGCGTGCAGGCGCTGCCGCAGGGCGGGGTCATCGCGCTCAGTGCTTACCGCGAGGGCGGCAACTTGTGCGTGTCGGTGCGTAACCCGAAGCCGCTGCATCCCGTTGCCCGTCTTGGCGGCAACCATATCGCGCTCGGCAACATCCGCGAGCGGCTGCGCATGCGCTATGGCGAACGGGCGGCGCTGGAGGTCGATGCCGCTGCCGACTACCATGCCGTGACCATGCGGTTGCCGATGCAGGAGGGGCCTGAACGATGA
- a CDS encoding carboxylesterase: MDLLETVEIDTGPSPRFSVLWLHGLGADGHDFESVVPQLVRPDWPALRFVFPHAPMRPVTVNGGMRMRAWYDISGTEIANKQDETGIRESMQHVDALLAREATRGIPPERQFIAGFSQGGAITLSVLVRRREALAGAIALSTYLPLADLTEHEFVPAATTIPLFLAHGSLDPVVPIGLGLMSREWLTRHGFRVDWHSYPMPHSVSMDEIRHLTQWLDERLRASA, from the coding sequence ATGGATCTGCTCGAAACCGTCGAGATCGACACCGGCCCGAGCCCGCGCTTCAGCGTCTTGTGGCTGCATGGCCTCGGCGCCGACGGGCATGACTTCGAATCCGTGGTGCCGCAGCTGGTGCGACCGGATTGGCCGGCGCTGCGTTTCGTGTTTCCGCACGCGCCGATGCGACCGGTGACGGTCAACGGCGGCATGCGCATGCGCGCCTGGTACGACATTTCGGGCACCGAGATCGCCAACAAGCAGGACGAGACCGGTATTCGCGAGTCGATGCAGCACGTCGACGCCTTGCTGGCCCGCGAGGCGACGCGGGGCATACCGCCCGAGCGCCAATTCATCGCGGGTTTTTCGCAAGGTGGCGCGATCACCTTGTCGGTGCTGGTCCGCCGGCGCGAGGCCTTGGCCGGCGCGATCGCGCTGTCGACTTATCTGCCGTTGGCCGACTTGACGGAACACGAGTTCGTGCCCGCCGCGACCACCATTCCGCTGTTTCTCGCCCATGGCAGTCTCGATCCGGTGGTGCCGATCGGGCTGGGCCTGATGTCGCGCGAATGGCTGACGCGTCATGGCTTCCGTGTCGACTGGCACAGCTATCCGATGCCGCACAGCGTGTCGATGGACGAGATCCGCCATCTGACGCAGTGGCTGGACGAGCGTTTGCGCGCATCGGCATGA
- a CDS encoding caspase family protein produces the protein MEPEHMAVPNTLKANALSVAIAATMVLVAVPVEAPRASIRNAEDMMIVDCLLPGTVRKLGKMSTYMSARRPIRTIQSDCEIRGGEYVAYDRANYETALKVWLAQAESGDAEAQNYVGEIYDKGLGTAPDPARAAPWYDKAAAQGLKRAKINLGYLYEQGLGVPKDMTRALNLYREASGLTGDDLIYASTMTAAVSAKEGEIAGLREDIERQKAAADALRAENEKLKGELGQRKRAVESAQAELQKARAELAAKQSQLGAATPDMIALNDKLAGEQERIELERAKLEQDQLRHAAQRDADQKRLTELRAQETTLDAQVQRGGAEAAKATAELKRVRAAASDLALELDAAIGRMTALEAELKQKDAQIKAELEKFDSERKQMQSAVAASKEDRELLLLLEQQLTSKQREVVRQRAQISALEQRVGGPGSAPILAGSGPLVEILEPALTVTRGRTAALAPKGDQTEVVGKVIARSGLQSVLINGTAVPVGADGLFRAKMPVDADGTNVSVTAVDRAGSRSGVEFLLLPSNVVAGGAGNVQRAVPGGVALGRYHAIVIGNNQYSDYPALSSAANDADKVADVLSRRYGFTTTLLKNANRFEILSALNAKREALGPEDNLVVYFAGHGEVDATSRQGYWIPADGRQNTPASWLSNRAISDILNTMNAKHVLVVADSCYSGAMTRAAVPTFSSAMPDKAWSQWVKTMSQSRSRTALTSGGLAPVPDTGRGNNSHFALALIAALEDNAQLLEGQRLFREVSSSLALAAAESSLVQIPEYAPIQFAGHEAGEFFFQPKAGAVATTAGAGDHARAAP, from the coding sequence ATGGAGCCCGAGCACATGGCCGTTCCGAACACCCTGAAGGCAAATGCACTGAGTGTCGCGATCGCGGCGACGATGGTCCTGGTCGCGGTGCCGGTGGAAGCGCCACGTGCCTCCATCCGCAACGCCGAAGACATGATGATCGTCGATTGCCTGCTGCCAGGCACCGTGCGCAAGCTCGGCAAGATGAGCACCTACATGAGTGCGCGACGGCCGATCCGCACGATCCAGTCGGATTGCGAGATCCGCGGCGGCGAATACGTCGCCTACGACCGCGCCAACTACGAGACCGCACTCAAGGTGTGGCTGGCCCAGGCCGAATCCGGTGATGCCGAGGCTCAGAATTACGTCGGCGAAATCTATGACAAGGGCCTCGGCACTGCGCCCGACCCGGCGCGTGCCGCGCCCTGGTACGACAAGGCGGCCGCCCAAGGCCTCAAGCGCGCGAAAATCAATCTCGGTTACCTCTACGAACAAGGGCTCGGCGTGCCCAAGGACATGACCCGTGCGCTGAACCTGTATCGCGAAGCGTCCGGTTTGACCGGGGATGACCTGATCTATGCCTCGACCATGACCGCCGCGGTCAGCGCCAAGGAAGGCGAGATCGCCGGCCTGCGCGAAGACATCGAACGACAGAAGGCCGCTGCCGATGCCCTCCGTGCCGAGAACGAGAAGCTCAAGGGCGAGCTCGGCCAACGCAAGCGCGCCGTGGAGTCGGCCCAGGCCGAGCTGCAGAAGGCGCGCGCGGAACTCGCCGCGAAACAGTCCCAGCTGGGCGCCGCCACGCCGGACATGATCGCCTTGAACGACAAGCTTGCCGGTGAACAGGAGCGCATCGAACTCGAGCGCGCCAAGCTCGAACAGGATCAACTGCGGCACGCCGCGCAGCGCGACGCCGACCAGAAACGCCTGACGGAACTGCGTGCGCAGGAAACGACGCTGGACGCGCAGGTGCAACGCGGCGGCGCCGAGGCCGCAAAGGCCACCGCAGAACTGAAGCGCGTGCGCGCGGCGGCATCCGACCTGGCATTGGAACTCGATGCCGCGATCGGCCGGATGACGGCGCTGGAAGCCGAACTCAAGCAGAAGGATGCGCAGATCAAGGCCGAACTGGAGAAGTTCGACAGCGAGCGCAAGCAGATGCAGTCGGCGGTCGCCGCATCGAAGGAAGATCGCGAACTGCTGCTGTTGCTCGAACAACAGCTGACCTCGAAGCAACGTGAGGTGGTGCGTCAGCGCGCGCAGATCAGCGCGCTTGAACAGCGGGTCGGTGGTCCGGGCAGTGCGCCGATCCTGGCCGGCAGCGGCCCGCTGGTCGAAATCCTCGAACCGGCACTGACCGTCACGCGCGGTCGCACGGCCGCATTGGCGCCGAAGGGTGACCAGACCGAAGTGGTCGGCAAGGTCATCGCCCGCAGCGGGCTGCAGTCGGTGCTGATCAATGGCACGGCGGTGCCGGTCGGCGCGGACGGCCTGTTCCGCGCCAAGATGCCGGTCGATGCCGACGGCACCAATGTCTCGGTCACCGCAGTGGATCGTGCCGGTTCGCGCAGCGGTGTCGAATTCCTGCTGTTGCCGTCGAATGTGGTGGCCGGCGGGGCTGGCAACGTGCAACGCGCGGTCCCTGGTGGTGTCGCGCTCGGCCGCTATCACGCGATCGTGATCGGCAACAACCAGTACAGCGACTATCCGGCCTTGAGCAGCGCCGCCAACGATGCCGACAAGGTGGCCGATGTGTTGTCGCGCCGCTATGGCTTCACCACGACCTTGCTGAAGAACGCGAACCGTTTCGAGATCCTCTCGGCGCTGAACGCGAAGCGGGAAGCCCTCGGTCCGGAGGACAACCTGGTCGTCTACTTCGCCGGTCATGGCGAAGTCGATGCCACGAGCCGACAGGGTTACTGGATTCCTGCCGATGGCCGCCAGAACACGCCGGCCTCGTGGCTGTCGAACCGCGCGATCAGCGACATCTTGAATACGATGAACGCGAAGCATGTGCTGGTGGTCGCCGACTCCTGCTATTCCGGCGCAATGACGCGTGCGGCGGTCCCGACCTTCAGCAGCGCGATGCCGGACAAGGCCTGGTCGCAGTGGGTGAAGACGATGAGCCAGAGCCGGTCACGCACCGCGCTGACCTCGGGCGGTCTGGCGCCGGTGCCCGATACCGGTCGCGGCAACAACTCGCATTTCGCGCTCGCGCTGATCGCCGCGCTGGAAGACAACGCGCAGTTGCTGGAAGGCCAGCGCCTGTTCCGCGAGGTCTCGTCGTCGCTGGCGCTGGCCGCAGCGGAATCGTCGCTGGTGCAGATTCCGGAATATGCGCCGATCCAGTTCGCCGGTCATGAAGCGGGCGAATTTTTCTTCCAGCCCAAGGCCGGCGCCGTGGCGACCACGGCCGGAGCGGGCGATCACGCCCGCGCTGCGCCCTGA
- a CDS encoding autotransporter domain-containing protein, which produces MTTPVRFTAPRVAPRSGHRVLRSLLAAALVASASLTQAVCLNQSSGSGQSLVKGSAVFMPLTAGITTSTTPAPDETFNWIAPAPLTFTGNGSQTLSETLPWVVSGPTMSVDSLQGVYIPPSAPTGTVSVSVSTTSCPTSVMNYTINVGDLLNPTTTKLAGDSQALPPGSPSAFLELGLTHTDPGGGPTVLGAVNVPVFFTTNSLSIASLDPLVPLGNLKVYTDGAGIARIPFFVDPAAPVGSNFTIDAVAPGYPPQTFNATVIAATPMMTIVSGNAQSGEAGTTSAPLIVETMLSGTPSNVPVTFDVVDGDATFDENGGTSYTSFVNGNRQQAHIRYGDIIGSIRVTANAPGYPGVQFILNSTPRGAVVVTSGDGQVLEPGATSNPVVVVAQNSDGSLDVGRTIEFSVVAGDAVITESGTTSYTSFDTIENGLHTISLTAGTTPGPIVVAATSAGFVDGSISATIQSGAPLEPIQIVAGDGQSATIGSVLPQALKVHVPVPLGTVGPNVTFTVTSGGARFVDNTLATITVPLDAASDAAVLLQFGNVIGNVGVLASAPGYQPVQFSLSALAPGGSGISLTPASTPTTGTTGFDSAPLIVLLSDGGNAVSGATVTWQVVTGDASVNQSSTTTNASGRAQTTLRFGAEPGAVVVRATHAPSQGNAPVSTDFNLSVGDPTLEIVSGDLQSGPVGTALDHPIVFRLRYADGNGIGGQPLSFIIDGDATVLNPTVTTDATGSAGVQLQFGATAGHVGIDAMALSGRVKVLASAVSFVPSLTILSGNNQTATAGTALPQPLVVKLSGPAAAMAMAKGLGGLTVTWQVSCGNGSLASATTTTDLAGESRNQLTLGTSPGCNTVQASIAGIGGVSFSATGTVPSTSVLEILSGNGQNLLPAVESAPLRVRLRSPGGEPVAGLTIRFAADRSGVQLSHDEVTTAADGTASTTARMGLPSTFKVIASVRDVPAIATVEFTLNVGIANTPGLTPPQERLAEIIDTACPALAALSNPTPRQLDLLQRCSELVVNARNHPGEVRDALGNLLARKGDAQNAAALAAANSQLNNLKARFSALRSGSRGFDLAGLNVMTGSGALPLSLLPSAIALAVGEEPPAEVGDAFSRWGFFATGTIGRGERDPDTLDPGFKYDSYDLTAGVDYRMNDSWILGGALGFNRNTTDMPGDTGGMDASGWTASGYASWFNGASWYADAVLSYGHNSYDLDRQIRYSVDGLAGGRTLIDQVASASPGGDRQALSLSLGRDFSKNAWTFGPYLRAAYSKLDFDAYTETMSRPDGPGAGFALSVDGRTLKSLQGVVGGKFSYAVSTSWGVLVPNAQLEWVKEFEDDPDLLVTRFAFDPNQTPILIESDRIDTDYVNLGLGLSGVFASGRSAYVYYEHVAGQDRMSSDSLAIGVRIEF; this is translated from the coding sequence ATGACCACGCCCGTCCGCTTCACAGCACCGCGCGTCGCACCTCGTTCCGGACATCGCGTCCTGCGTTCGCTCCTTGCCGCCGCACTCGTCGCCTCGGCATCGCTCACGCAAGCCGTGTGCCTGAATCAGAGCAGCGGCAGTGGCCAGTCGCTGGTGAAAGGTTCCGCGGTGTTCATGCCGCTCACCGCCGGCATCACTACGTCGACGACGCCGGCTCCGGACGAAACCTTCAACTGGATCGCGCCGGCGCCACTGACGTTCACCGGCAACGGCAGCCAGACGCTGTCGGAAACCCTGCCCTGGGTCGTGTCCGGGCCGACCATGTCCGTCGACAGCCTGCAGGGCGTCTACATTCCGCCGTCCGCGCCCACGGGTACTGTCAGCGTGTCGGTGTCGACCACGTCCTGCCCGACGTCGGTGATGAATTACACGATCAATGTCGGCGACCTGCTGAACCCGACCACGACGAAGCTGGCGGGCGACAGTCAGGCCTTGCCGCCGGGCAGTCCCTCCGCATTTCTGGAACTCGGACTGACCCACACCGACCCGGGCGGTGGCCCGACCGTGCTCGGCGCGGTCAATGTGCCGGTGTTCTTCACCACCAACAGCTTGTCGATCGCCAGCCTCGACCCGCTCGTGCCGCTGGGCAACCTCAAGGTGTACACGGACGGCGCCGGCATCGCGCGCATTCCCTTCTTCGTCGATCCTGCGGCACCCGTCGGCTCCAACTTCACGATCGATGCCGTGGCACCCGGCTATCCGCCGCAGACGTTCAACGCCACGGTGATCGCTGCCACCCCGATGATGACCATCGTGTCCGGCAACGCCCAGTCCGGGGAAGCCGGGACGACATCGGCACCGCTGATCGTCGAAACGATGTTGTCGGGAACGCCCTCCAACGTGCCGGTCACCTTCGACGTGGTCGACGGCGACGCCACCTTCGATGAAAACGGCGGCACCAGCTACACGTCGTTTGTCAACGGCAACCGCCAGCAAGCCCACATCCGCTACGGCGACATCATCGGTTCGATCCGGGTCACGGCCAATGCACCCGGATATCCGGGCGTGCAATTCATTCTGAACTCGACACCGCGCGGCGCCGTCGTCGTTACCTCCGGCGACGGCCAGGTATTGGAACCCGGTGCGACCAGCAATCCCGTCGTGGTGGTCGCGCAGAATTCCGATGGCAGCCTCGACGTCGGCCGCACCATCGAATTCTCGGTCGTCGCCGGCGATGCCGTGATCACCGAGAGCGGCACGACCAGCTACACCAGTTTCGATACCATCGAAAACGGATTGCACACGATCTCGCTGACCGCCGGCACGACCCCAGGGCCGATCGTCGTTGCGGCGACTTCGGCCGGTTTCGTGGACGGCAGCATTTCCGCCACGATCCAGTCGGGTGCGCCGCTGGAACCGATCCAGATCGTCGCTGGCGACGGTCAATCGGCCACGATCGGATCGGTCCTGCCGCAAGCACTGAAGGTCCATGTGCCGGTGCCGCTGGGCACAGTCGGCCCGAACGTGACCTTCACCGTCACTTCCGGCGGCGCGCGCTTCGTCGACAACACGCTCGCGACCATCACGGTGCCGCTGGATGCCGCTTCCGATGCGGCGGTGCTACTGCAGTTCGGCAATGTGATCGGCAACGTCGGCGTGCTCGCCAGCGCGCCCGGCTACCAGCCGGTGCAATTCTCGCTGTCAGCACTGGCACCGGGCGGCAGCGGCATCAGCCTGACGCCGGCGTCGACGCCGACGACCGGCACCACCGGCTTCGACAGCGCTCCGCTGATCGTTCTGCTCAGCGATGGCGGCAATGCCGTCTCCGGCGCGACCGTCACCTGGCAAGTCGTGACCGGCGACGCCAGCGTGAACCAGTCGAGCACGACGACCAACGCCAGCGGCCGCGCCCAGACCACCCTGCGTTTCGGTGCCGAACCCGGCGCCGTCGTGGTGCGCGCGACCCATGCGCCGAGCCAAGGCAATGCACCCGTCAGTACCGACTTCAACCTGAGCGTGGGCGATCCCACGCTGGAGATCGTCTCCGGCGACTTGCAGTCCGGCCCGGTCGGCACCGCACTGGACCACCCGATCGTGTTCCGCCTGCGTTATGCCGACGGCAACGGCATCGGCGGACAGCCGCTGTCCTTCATCATCGATGGCGATGCAACGGTGCTGAACCCGACCGTCACGACCGACGCCACTGGCAGCGCCGGCGTGCAGTTGCAGTTCGGCGCAACCGCCGGCCACGTCGGCATCGATGCGATGGCCTTGTCGGGCCGCGTGAAGGTGCTCGCCTCCGCCGTCAGCTTCGTGCCCAGCCTGACCATTCTGTCCGGCAACAACCAAACCGCGACGGCCGGCACCGCCCTGCCTCAGCCACTGGTGGTCAAACTGAGCGGCCCTGCAGCGGCGATGGCGATGGCGAAGGGGCTGGGTGGCCTGACCGTGACCTGGCAAGTGTCCTGCGGCAACGGCAGTCTGGCATCGGCGACCACGACGACCGACCTTGCGGGCGAGAGCCGGAATCAGCTGACCCTTGGCACCTCGCCTGGATGCAACACGGTGCAAGCCAGCATCGCCGGCATCGGCGGCGTCAGCTTCAGTGCGACCGGCACGGTCCCGTCGACCAGCGTGCTCGAGATCCTGTCCGGCAACGGCCAGAACCTGCTGCCTGCAGTCGAGTCGGCCCCCTTGCGCGTGCGCTTGCGCAGTCCCGGTGGCGAGCCGGTTGCGGGTTTGACCATTCGCTTTGCGGCCGATCGCAGTGGCGTCCAGCTCAGTCACGACGAAGTGACGACCGCGGCCGACGGCACCGCCTCGACGACGGCCCGCATGGGCCTGCCGTCCACGTTCAAGGTGATCGCATCGGTACGCGACGTGCCAGCCATCGCCACGGTCGAGTTCACGCTGAATGTCGGCATTGCCAATACGCCCGGGCTGACGCCGCCGCAAGAGCGCCTGGCCGAGATCATCGACACCGCCTGCCCGGCACTCGCTGCGCTGAGCAATCCGACGCCGCGTCAGCTGGATTTGCTGCAGCGCTGTTCGGAGCTGGTGGTCAACGCCCGGAATCACCCCGGTGAAGTGCGCGACGCGCTCGGCAACCTGCTCGCGCGCAAGGGCGACGCACAGAATGCGGCGGCGCTTGCCGCGGCCAACAGCCAGCTCAACAATCTCAAGGCGCGCTTTTCGGCACTGCGCTCCGGCTCGCGCGGTTTCGACCTCGCCGGCCTCAACGTGATGACCGGCAGTGGCGCCCTGCCCTTGAGTCTGTTGCCGAGCGCGATCGCGCTGGCGGTCGGCGAGGAGCCGCCTGCAGAAGTCGGCGATGCGTTCTCGCGCTGGGGCTTCTTCGCGACCGGCACCATCGGCCGCGGCGAACGCGACCCGGACACGCTCGATCCGGGCTTCAAGTACGACAGCTACGACCTCACCGCCGGCGTCGACTACCGCATGAACGACTCGTGGATCCTGGGCGGTGCGCTCGGCTTCAATCGCAACACGACCGATATGCCGGGCGATACGGGCGGCATGGATGCCAGTGGCTGGACCGCATCCGGTTACGCCAGCTGGTTCAACGGTGCGTCGTGGTATGCCGATGCCGTGCTCAGCTACGGCCACAACAGCTACGACCTGGACCGCCAGATTCGCTACAGCGTCGACGGCCTTGCGGGTGGGCGGACCTTGATCGATCAGGTCGCCTCGGCATCGCCGGGTGGAGACCGCCAAGCCCTGTCGTTGTCGCTGGGCCGTGACTTCAGCAAGAACGCGTGGACCTTCGGCCCCTATCTGCGCGCCGCCTATTCGAAGCTGGACTTCGACGCCTACACCGAAACCATGTCGCGTCCCGACGGCCCCGGCGCAGGCTTCGCGCTGTCGGTCGACGGGCGCACGCTGAAGAGCCTGCAAGGCGTGGTGGGCGGCAAGTTCAGCTATGCCGTGAGCACCTCCTGGGGCGTGCTCGTGCCGAACGCCCAGCTCGAATGGGTCAAGGAGTTCGAAGACGACCCTGACCTGTTGGTCACGCGCTTTGCCTTCGACCCGAACCAGACGCCGATCCTGATCGAAAGCGACCGCATCGACACCGACTACGTCAATCTCGGCCTGGGCCTGTCCGGTGTGTTCGCCAGTGGCCGTAGCGCTTACGTGTATTACGAACATGTCGCCGGCCAGGACCGCATGAGTTCGGACAGCCTCGCCATCGGCGTGCGCATCGAATTCTGA
- a CDS encoding serine/threonine-protein phosphatase, whose translation MIEFGHSTHVGLRREHNEDTYYADSELGLWLVADGMGGHENGEVASALARDTLVREIKAGEVLSRAIQLADEEIIKHSNRRPQALPMGTTVAAVRVQGNTYEIAWVGDSRVYGAEDGEFRQLSQDHSYVRELVEQGAISPEQARTHPHRNVVTQALGVTDPQSLRVETLTGTLSPGSQLLLCSDGLTEEVDDGDIARVLSRTDLSTQECVDHLILAALDGGGSDNVTVILLRCK comes from the coding sequence ATGATCGAATTCGGGCACTCCACCCACGTCGGGCTCCGCCGCGAGCACAACGAGGACACCTATTACGCCGACAGCGAACTCGGCCTGTGGCTGGTCGCCGACGGCATGGGTGGCCACGAGAACGGCGAAGTCGCCAGCGCGCTCGCGCGCGACACCCTCGTGCGCGAAATCAAGGCCGGCGAGGTGCTGTCACGAGCGATCCAGCTCGCCGACGAGGAAATCATCAAGCACTCCAATCGTCGTCCACAGGCCCTGCCGATGGGCACCACGGTCGCGGCAGTGCGCGTGCAGGGCAACACTTACGAAATCGCCTGGGTCGGCGATAGCCGCGTCTACGGCGCCGAAGACGGCGAATTTCGTCAGCTCTCGCAAGACCATTCCTATGTGCGCGAACTGGTCGAGCAAGGTGCGATCAGCCCGGAGCAGGCGCGCACGCATCCGCATCGCAATGTCGTCACGCAGGCGCTCGGCGTCACCGATCCGCAGAGCCTGCGCGTCGAAACCTTGACCGGCACACTGTCGCCCGGCAGTCAGTTATTGCTGTGCAGCGACGGTTTGACCGAAGAAGTCGATGATGGCGACATTGCACGGGTGCTCTCGCGCACCGACCTGTCCACGCAGGAATGCGTCGATCACCTGATCCTGGCGGCGCTGGATGGCGGCGGCTCGGACAATGTCACGGTAATCCTGCTGCGCTGCAAGTGA